In the Myxococcus fulvus genome, one interval contains:
- a CDS encoding PQQ-binding-like beta-propeller repeat protein, whose protein sequence is MNMGRWRASTAGLMLGMWTLLGCGGSDAPIEPPPREEEPPPQPPEPPKLEPGDARWTVHSRLPGQQEVVVLASDGLGGLVLLGTSRTTGTSGPTSVEANGTSLVLSHHDGTGQVRWTRTFTPEPSSEGGPAIAHAQLLGIASTAELFIAGRVEGRLRLGETLIADSYFVAKLAADGTAQWARSTGTLKALTPDIEGEVVVAHGRLVTRYDARGTVRWSQELPAMSSASAVALDPDGGAVLVGQRPLAPFESIGFIARLSPVGEVYWELEVGPDAPNFTHVAFAADGGLRFTGDFAGTLHWGGSVLSPTCDAQGCPRAAFILAADAAGRPLWGHALTGTASGEASGARLASDVNGGTAVLFRHGCGSELVRLGARGALSWRAPYVTEPCAPGLQLRDITFLPGGDLASAGTFSGTRAFGAQEPFTADDTDTFLQRLVP, encoded by the coding sequence ATGAACATGGGACGGTGGCGGGCAAGCACGGCGGGGCTGATGCTGGGCATGTGGACCCTGCTCGGCTGTGGTGGGAGCGACGCCCCCATCGAGCCTCCACCGCGCGAGGAGGAACCTCCTCCGCAACCTCCCGAGCCTCCGAAGCTCGAGCCCGGTGACGCGCGGTGGACCGTGCACTCGCGGCTCCCGGGACAGCAGGAGGTCGTGGTGCTGGCCTCGGATGGGCTCGGCGGCCTGGTGCTCCTGGGCACGTCGCGGACCACGGGGACCTCTGGTCCCACGTCGGTGGAGGCGAACGGCACGTCGCTCGTGCTGTCGCATCACGATGGCACAGGACAGGTGCGCTGGACGCGGACCTTCACGCCCGAGCCCTCCTCCGAGGGAGGCCCGGCCATCGCGCACGCGCAGCTGTTGGGCATCGCCTCCACGGCGGAGCTCTTCATCGCCGGCAGGGTGGAGGGACGGCTGCGACTGGGCGAGACGCTCATCGCCGACAGTTACTTCGTGGCGAAGCTGGCCGCGGACGGCACGGCGCAGTGGGCGCGCTCGACGGGCACGCTCAAGGCGCTGACACCGGACATCGAGGGTGAAGTGGTGGTGGCGCACGGCCGGCTGGTGACGCGCTACGACGCGCGAGGCACCGTCCGGTGGTCCCAGGAGCTCCCCGCGATGTCCTCGGCGTCCGCCGTGGCGCTGGACCCGGATGGCGGCGCGGTGCTCGTGGGCCAGCGGCCCCTGGCGCCCTTCGAGAGCATCGGCTTCATCGCCCGGCTGTCGCCCGTCGGCGAGGTGTACTGGGAGCTGGAGGTGGGCCCCGACGCGCCGAACTTCACGCACGTCGCCTTCGCGGCGGATGGCGGGCTGCGCTTCACCGGCGACTTCGCGGGCACGCTGCACTGGGGTGGCTCCGTGCTCTCGCCCACCTGCGATGCACAGGGCTGTCCGCGCGCCGCGTTCATTCTCGCGGCGGACGCGGCGGGACGCCCTCTGTGGGGACACGCGCTGACGGGCACGGCGTCGGGAGAGGCCAGCGGCGCGCGGCTCGCGTCGGATGTGAATGGCGGCACGGCGGTGCTCTTCCGTCATGGCTGCGGCTCGGAGCTGGTGCGACTCGGCGCCCGGGGAGCGCTGTCGTGGCGAGCCCCCTATGTCACCGAGCCCTGCGCGCCGGGACTCCAGCTGCGGGACATCACCTTCCTGCCCGGAGGCGACCTCGCGAGCGCGGGCACGTTCTCCGGCACACGGGCCTTCGGCGCGCAGGAGCCCTTCACCGCCGACGACACCGACACCTTCCTCCAGCGCCTGGTGCCGTGA
- a CDS encoding queuosine precursor transporter, giving the protein MQLDRRMQLFVVLAAVFVTALVVGDLIAVKLFEVHLGSVVAVMSIGILPFPVTFLLTDILNEFYGKKTARFVTWVGFFMAIFAFAVIAIAVQVPIAPLTRAPDYKGTVESAFNNVFDGSQRILVASMAAYLVGQLTDIALFNLLKRVTKNRLLWLRATGSTLVSQLIDTVVMQFVAWTGVLPTKVIVGIVLSSYVVKVLVAVGLTPFIYLGHSLVERKLGIKPLVLGADGEPEPVTDLDARVESRAA; this is encoded by the coding sequence ATGCAGCTCGACAGACGCATGCAGCTCTTCGTGGTGCTGGCGGCGGTGTTCGTCACGGCGCTGGTGGTGGGAGACCTCATCGCCGTGAAGCTGTTCGAGGTGCACCTGGGCAGCGTGGTGGCGGTGATGTCCATCGGCATCCTGCCCTTCCCGGTGACGTTCCTGCTGACGGACATCCTCAACGAGTTCTACGGCAAGAAGACCGCGCGCTTCGTCACCTGGGTGGGCTTCTTCATGGCCATCTTCGCCTTCGCGGTGATTGCCATCGCGGTGCAGGTGCCCATCGCGCCGCTGACGCGCGCGCCGGACTACAAGGGCACGGTGGAGAGCGCGTTCAACAACGTCTTCGACGGCTCGCAGCGCATCCTCGTCGCGTCGATGGCGGCCTATCTGGTGGGCCAGCTCACCGACATCGCCCTGTTCAACCTGCTCAAGCGCGTCACGAAGAACCGGCTCCTGTGGCTGCGCGCCACGGGCTCCACGCTGGTGTCGCAGCTCATCGACACCGTGGTGATGCAGTTCGTCGCGTGGACGGGCGTGCTGCCCACGAAGGTCATCGTGGGCATCGTCCTCTCGTCCTACGTCGTGAAGGTGCTCGTGGCGGTGGGCCTGACGCCGTTCATCTACCTGGGCCACTCGCTGGTGGAGCGCAAGCTGGGCATCAAGCCCCTGGTGCTGGGCGCGGACGGTGAGCCCGAGCCCGTCACGGACCTCGACGCCCGAGTGGAGTCGCGCGCCGCCTGA
- a CDS encoding dihydroneopterin aldolase, protein MSAELAFHPPVVRDSQGHSLDVIELRGLTVDCIVGVYNRERVLAQPLRLDVALFLDTRNAATGGRLAHTVNYGRLAGELRFLLEACRFELLESAVEAVSRYLLVPPTRDVPRAQVQAATVRVIKPLALGGLALPSLQVHRTAEQMSYASEERSFGRLDVIHEGAGYGVHRLRVKSGGSLPASEDATVEASDLVLGPELLMQGQPVARGMAFHDAQAVARRYDNPSTQEQTVLRVYRPRVVTSEAPLVHEVLGGTSYYPLDEPAAPGLAADTLP, encoded by the coding sequence GTGAGCGCCGAGCTGGCCTTCCATCCGCCCGTGGTGCGCGACAGCCAGGGGCACTCGCTGGATGTCATCGAGCTGCGCGGCCTCACGGTGGACTGCATCGTGGGCGTGTACAACCGCGAGCGCGTGCTGGCCCAGCCGCTGCGGTTGGACGTGGCCCTGTTCCTGGACACGCGCAACGCCGCCACGGGCGGACGGCTCGCGCACACCGTCAACTACGGGCGACTGGCGGGCGAGCTGCGCTTCCTGTTGGAGGCGTGTCGCTTCGAGCTGCTGGAGTCCGCCGTGGAGGCGGTGAGCCGCTACCTGCTCGTGCCGCCCACGCGGGACGTGCCGCGCGCCCAGGTGCAGGCGGCCACGGTGCGCGTCATCAAGCCCCTGGCGCTTGGTGGGCTCGCGCTGCCGTCGCTCCAGGTGCACCGCACAGCGGAGCAGATGAGCTACGCCTCCGAGGAGCGCTCCTTCGGCCGCCTGGACGTCATCCACGAAGGCGCGGGCTACGGCGTGCACCGTCTTCGCGTGAAGTCCGGTGGCAGCCTCCCGGCGAGCGAGGATGCGACGGTGGAGGCGAGCGACCTGGTGCTGGGGCCGGAGCTCCTGATGCAGGGCCAGCCCGTGGCGCGGGGCATGGCGTTCCATGATGCCCAGGCCGTGGCGCGCCGTTACGACAACCCCTCGACGCAGGAGCAGACGGTGCTGCGGGTGTACCGGCCCCGCGTCGTGACGTCCGAGGCGCCCCTGGTGCACGAGGTCCTCGGCGGGACTTCCTACTATCCTCTCGACGAGCCCGCGGCGCCGGGCCTGGCCGCCGACACGCTGCCCTGA
- a CDS encoding SDR family NAD(P)-dependent oxidoreductase: MGTAFITGAGIRIGQAVARALAHAGYDVALHANRSLEALTSLADELRALGRRVTVHAADLSRPEAVDALGASVREAWPALDVVVHNAGLYERVPFEDISREQYRTMLGVNLDAPFFLTQALLPSLLAGKDPVVVHICDIAGERPESHFAHYSVSKAGLLMLTRALAVELAPRVRVNAVSPGVAAFPESFDAAAREQILRRIPMGREGSVEDVARAVVFLAKDAPYITGQVIAVDGGRSVKL; the protein is encoded by the coding sequence ATGGGGACGGCCTTCATCACCGGAGCAGGAATCCGCATCGGTCAAGCGGTGGCGAGGGCTCTGGCCCACGCCGGATATGACGTCGCGCTGCACGCGAACCGCTCGCTGGAGGCGCTGACCTCGCTGGCGGACGAGCTGCGCGCCCTGGGCCGCCGGGTCACCGTGCACGCCGCCGACTTGAGCCGCCCCGAGGCGGTGGATGCCCTGGGCGCGAGCGTGCGCGAGGCCTGGCCCGCGCTGGACGTCGTCGTCCACAACGCGGGCCTCTACGAGCGTGTGCCTTTCGAGGACATCTCGCGCGAGCAGTACCGCACCATGCTCGGCGTCAACCTGGACGCGCCCTTCTTCCTCACGCAGGCGCTGTTGCCCTCGCTGCTCGCGGGGAAGGACCCGGTGGTGGTCCACATCTGCGACATCGCGGGCGAGCGACCGGAGAGCCACTTCGCGCACTACTCGGTGAGCAAGGCGGGCCTGTTGATGTTGACGCGCGCGCTGGCGGTGGAGCTTGCCCCTCGGGTGCGGGTCAACGCGGTGTCGCCCGGCGTGGCCGCCTTCCCGGAGAGCTTCGACGCCGCCGCGCGCGAGCAGATTCTGCGCCGCATCCCCATGGGGCGCGAGGGCAGCGTGGAGGACGTGGCGCGCGCCGTCGTCTTCCTCGCGAAGGACGCCCCCTACATCACCGGGCAGGTCATCGCCGTCGACGGTGGCAGGAGCGTGAAGCTGTGA
- a CDS encoding IPT/TIG domain-containing protein, whose product MRPTSSRVFILLAMLLVACGGTSRPPGTQPDAGGVPDAGTKDAGTHVDAGAPSAPVIQSALPTRGERGGGTWVTLKGRGFVEGVARGAPEAAARTTLRVGSNPVRDFQLIDDSTLDLRTPPGVAGTVDLTLENPNGTAVCESCFTYVETFDVRALSKDTGALSGGETVSLLGEGFPEGLQVLFGGMASPSVARASSSELRVLVPRGRVAGSVDVRVHGHGVGDVLRRAYRYIEDTRVTQVSPLTGPREGGTVTVITGQGFEGATQVLLGDTPATSLQVESSTRIVVTTPPAQSIGVVPIRIATPRGTWTVRQGFAYVDDSASAPLALHGVFPRVGAQDDGTVTLMGTALDAPDLSVTFDALPAQVVSATATTATVRVPPRGTLPRTVSVSVQSGAMSASLTQGYTFRLALDQVTPNHGSATGETQTRLTGSALPPDAVVRVGALLAPQVTESSETELRFLTPTGGAGAHSLHVSSASDPENEALLPASFTYDAALTLSQVEPSRGAVAGGARVTVRGAGFADGTSVMFGGEPATDVLIHDAHTLTCRIPASRIQGPVEVAVVQDTQRSALPESFHYFDPRGPGGLSGESLTGTLNVTVLDTSSGSYGQPVSGATVLLGPDPTPILQGGTDARGQLTLSDSRIAGVQVITVFKPGHDAVTVAGIRSENLTVYLRRLDSEGNPGNPPVPATARISGRVRGFKPPRPLGPNEVLEARVFVAQSSPASGPPFTGTGDRRAETWRVREDGGSFLVLAQPGLRAVYAVLGVLRDGVDFEPYLLGIRRGVAASGTRAAENQDVIFDMHLDVTAPLTVEGPLVIAGEEARHQVYAWLDLGAEGLVPHPHNWGTGTRLYTSVEGPGPRLTFPQLPHVDGANLLFLDLLRGTTAYPQSLLYHRQPGALEGGVTLAPMLPLPVFTQPGVRFEGTVSWTPTSSSATPAVQLLTLLAPGTEGGVRWTAVLPGGQTQVTLPGPALAALRAELPEGARLRADLSAARVPRFEYSQWTYDALSTATWTAYVLGRSEVFDP is encoded by the coding sequence ATGAGGCCCACGTCATCGCGAGTGTTCATCCTCCTCGCCATGTTGCTCGTGGCCTGTGGTGGCACCTCTCGACCCCCTGGGACTCAGCCGGATGCAGGGGGTGTTCCTGATGCGGGAACGAAAGACGCGGGGACCCACGTCGACGCGGGCGCACCGAGCGCGCCGGTGATTCAGTCCGCGTTGCCCACGCGAGGTGAGCGGGGCGGCGGGACCTGGGTGACGCTGAAGGGCCGAGGCTTCGTGGAGGGCGTGGCCCGCGGTGCACCCGAGGCAGCGGCGCGCACGACGCTGCGAGTCGGCTCGAATCCCGTCCGTGACTTCCAGCTCATCGACGACTCCACTCTCGACCTGCGCACTCCTCCTGGAGTGGCAGGCACAGTGGACCTCACGCTCGAAAACCCGAACGGCACGGCCGTCTGTGAGTCCTGCTTCACCTACGTCGAGACCTTCGACGTCCGCGCGCTCTCGAAGGACACGGGGGCACTCTCCGGAGGAGAGACCGTGTCGCTGCTCGGCGAGGGTTTCCCCGAGGGGCTCCAGGTCCTCTTCGGTGGCATGGCGAGTCCCTCTGTCGCCCGGGCCTCCTCGTCGGAGCTCCGTGTCCTCGTCCCCAGGGGGCGCGTGGCTGGCTCCGTCGACGTGCGAGTCCACGGCCACGGTGTCGGTGATGTGCTCCGACGCGCGTATCGCTACATCGAGGACACGCGCGTCACCCAGGTCTCGCCGCTCACGGGGCCAAGAGAGGGAGGCACCGTCACCGTCATCACGGGCCAGGGTTTCGAGGGAGCGACCCAGGTCCTCCTCGGAGACACACCCGCCACCTCGCTCCAGGTGGAGTCCTCCACGCGAATCGTGGTGACCACTCCACCCGCACAGTCCATCGGAGTCGTGCCCATCCGCATCGCCACGCCGAGAGGCACCTGGACGGTGCGCCAGGGCTTCGCCTACGTGGACGATTCCGCGAGTGCACCGCTCGCCCTGCACGGAGTCTTCCCGAGAGTCGGAGCCCAGGACGACGGCACCGTGACGCTGATGGGGACCGCGCTCGACGCGCCCGACCTGTCCGTCACCTTCGATGCACTCCCTGCGCAGGTCGTGAGTGCCACCGCGACGACCGCCACGGTTCGGGTTCCTCCCCGGGGGACACTCCCGCGCACGGTATCCGTGAGTGTCCAGTCCGGCGCCATGAGCGCGAGCCTCACCCAGGGCTACACGTTTCGTCTCGCGCTCGACCAGGTAACGCCGAACCATGGGAGCGCGACAGGCGAGACCCAGACGCGACTCACGGGAAGCGCACTGCCTCCAGATGCCGTGGTGCGAGTCGGCGCACTCCTCGCGCCACAAGTCACGGAGTCGAGCGAGACGGAGCTGCGCTTCCTCACGCCAACCGGAGGCGCGGGGGCGCACTCGCTCCATGTCTCCTCCGCGAGCGACCCGGAGAACGAAGCGCTGCTTCCGGCGTCCTTCACCTACGACGCCGCGCTCACCCTGTCCCAGGTCGAGCCCTCCCGTGGTGCCGTCGCAGGCGGCGCCCGAGTCACGGTGAGAGGCGCGGGCTTCGCCGACGGTACGTCCGTCATGTTCGGAGGAGAACCCGCCACGGACGTGCTCATCCACGACGCGCACACGCTCACCTGTCGCATCCCGGCCTCGCGAATCCAGGGGCCCGTGGAGGTCGCCGTCGTCCAGGACACCCAGCGCTCGGCGCTCCCCGAGTCCTTCCACTACTTCGATCCACGAGGCCCCGGAGGGCTCTCCGGCGAGTCCCTGACGGGCACGTTGAACGTCACGGTGCTCGACACGTCGTCGGGGAGCTACGGCCAACCCGTCTCGGGAGCCACGGTGCTGCTGGGCCCGGACCCCACGCCCATCCTCCAAGGAGGCACGGATGCGCGAGGACAGCTCACGCTGTCGGACTCACGCATCGCGGGCGTGCAGGTCATCACGGTCTTCAAGCCGGGCCACGACGCGGTGACGGTGGCGGGCATCCGCTCGGAGAACCTGACGGTGTACCTGCGCCGTCTCGACAGTGAGGGCAACCCCGGCAATCCGCCCGTGCCCGCGACCGCGCGCATCTCCGGCCGCGTGCGAGGCTTCAAGCCACCGCGACCTCTCGGACCGAACGAGGTGCTCGAGGCGCGCGTCTTCGTGGCCCAATCCAGTCCCGCGTCGGGTCCACCCTTCACGGGCACGGGCGACCGCCGCGCGGAGACCTGGCGAGTCCGTGAGGACGGAGGCTCCTTCCTCGTCCTGGCCCAGCCCGGGCTGCGCGCCGTGTATGCGGTGCTGGGCGTGCTCAGGGACGGCGTGGACTTCGAGCCCTATCTGCTCGGCATCCGCAGAGGTGTCGCGGCCTCGGGAACGCGGGCGGCGGAGAACCAGGACGTCATCTTCGACATGCACCTGGATGTCACCGCGCCCCTCACCGTGGAGGGCCCACTCGTCATCGCGGGAGAAGAGGCGCGACATCAGGTCTACGCATGGTTGGACCTGGGCGCGGAGGGGCTCGTGCCTCATCCCCACAACTGGGGCACGGGTACGCGCCTCTACACGAGCGTCGAGGGACCCGGACCACGCCTCACTTTTCCACAACTTCCCCACGTGGACGGCGCGAACCTGCTCTTCCTCGACCTGCTGCGAGGAACCACCGCGTATCCCCAGAGCCTGCTGTACCACCGGCAGCCCGGAGCCCTGGAAGGCGGCGTGACACTCGCGCCGATGTTGCCACTGCCCGTCTTCACCCAACCTGGGGTTCGCTTCGAGGGCACGGTGTCCTGGACGCCCACGTCATCCTCTGCCACGCCCGCGGTGCAGTTGCTCACCCTGCTCGCGCCCGGAACGGAGGGCGGCGTCCGCTGGACGGCCGTGCTCCCGGGAGGGCAGACACAGGTGACGCTCCCAGGCCCCGCGCTCGCGGCGCTCCGAGCGGAGCTGCCCGAAGGCGCGCGACTGCGAGCCGACCTCTCCGCCGCGCGAGTCCCTCGCTTCGAGTATTCGCAGTGGACCTATGACGCGTTGTCCACGGCGACCTGGACGGCATATGTCCTCGGGCGCTCGGAGGTCTTCGACCCGTGA
- a CDS encoding vWA domain-containing protein — protein MRRVAVVAFLALLFVDCRDERLVPSLPPGFHVDTYAQRSASAVDVLWVVDDSASMAPRQESLARNFQAFISLFREGRIDYRMGVATTDTFARPGELVGTPRVLRPDTPGLEQAFADSVRVGTGGSAYETGLEAASQVLERLARENAPVLEARASCVSSCATDACREACRATHAVEFLRPEAWLYLAFVTDEDDRSPHDVRMYWREFSRAKGLGNDGTVLASAIIGDVPANGCGAEPGARYAELVSLMGGELGSICDEDFAETLRTLATSAVGLRRSFALARVPREDSLRVRVRHACGTPESSLRACGSVDRAACEGQSAEALEVVCVPEVGGEHGWVYQPERGTVFFAGDSVPGLGSRVELEYVEAGS, from the coding sequence ATGCGCCGTGTCGCCGTCGTCGCCTTCCTGGCGCTCCTCTTCGTCGACTGTCGGGATGAGCGATTGGTGCCGTCGCTCCCGCCGGGCTTCCACGTCGATACGTACGCGCAGCGCTCGGCGTCGGCGGTGGATGTGTTGTGGGTGGTGGATGATTCGGCCTCCATGGCGCCTCGCCAGGAGTCGCTCGCGCGCAACTTCCAGGCGTTCATCTCGCTCTTCCGCGAAGGGCGCATCGACTACCGGATGGGCGTGGCGACGACGGACACCTTCGCGCGACCCGGGGAGCTGGTGGGCACGCCGCGGGTTCTTCGACCGGACACGCCGGGGCTGGAGCAGGCCTTCGCGGACAGTGTGCGAGTGGGGACGGGAGGGAGCGCGTACGAGACGGGACTGGAGGCCGCGAGTCAGGTGCTGGAGCGTCTGGCGCGCGAGAACGCACCGGTGCTGGAGGCGCGAGCGTCCTGTGTGTCGAGCTGCGCCACGGATGCGTGTCGGGAGGCGTGTCGCGCGACACATGCGGTGGAGTTCCTGCGTCCGGAGGCGTGGCTGTATCTGGCGTTCGTGACGGATGAGGACGACCGCTCGCCACACGACGTGCGCATGTACTGGCGGGAGTTCTCGCGAGCGAAGGGTCTGGGTAATGACGGGACGGTGCTGGCGTCGGCCATCATCGGGGACGTGCCCGCGAATGGCTGTGGCGCGGAGCCGGGGGCTCGGTACGCGGAGCTCGTGTCCCTCATGGGTGGAGAGCTGGGGAGCATCTGCGACGAGGACTTCGCCGAGACGCTGCGCACGCTGGCGACGAGCGCGGTGGGGCTGAGGCGCTCGTTCGCGCTCGCACGCGTGCCTCGGGAGGACTCGCTGAGGGTCCGTGTTCGCCACGCCTGTGGGACGCCGGAGTCCTCGCTGAGGGCCTGTGGGTCGGTGGACCGCGCGGCTTGCGAAGGGCAGTCGGCAGAGGCGCTCGAAGTGGTGTGCGTCCCCGAGGTGGGAGGCGAGCACGGCTGGGTGTATCAGCCCGAGCGTGGGACGGTGTTCTTCGCGGGGGACTCGGTGCCAGGGCTGGGGTCGCGGGTGGAGCTGGAGTACGTGGAGGCTGGGTCGTGA
- a CDS encoding class I SAM-dependent methyltransferase — translation MFHRQGPTLLELAEQAFSSVEQGYDLLAPKFDYTPFRTPDPVLRAAIEALGPAGSVGTALDVCCGTGAAMRYLRPLARERVTGIDVSQGMLEEADRRLSGAPGTAAFEFIRGDALEMTFDAAFDVATCFGAFGHILEADEPRLIQHIHQALRPGGRFLFVTGHPPSKLRPGYWVARGFNAAMRVRNALWKPPFVMYYLTFLVPRARALLEAQGFSVEVRDGILPEPFTPLATVIATKR, via the coding sequence ATGTTCCACCGTCAGGGGCCCACCCTCCTCGAACTGGCCGAGCAGGCCTTCTCCTCCGTCGAGCAAGGCTACGACCTGCTCGCCCCCAAGTTCGACTACACGCCCTTCCGCACACCGGACCCCGTGCTCCGCGCCGCCATCGAGGCCCTGGGCCCCGCGGGCTCCGTCGGCACCGCGCTGGACGTGTGCTGCGGAACCGGCGCCGCCATGCGCTACCTGCGCCCGCTGGCCCGCGAGCGTGTCACGGGCATCGACGTGAGCCAGGGCATGCTCGAGGAAGCGGACCGCAGGCTCTCCGGGGCACCGGGCACCGCAGCCTTCGAGTTCATCCGGGGTGACGCGCTGGAGATGACCTTCGACGCCGCGTTCGACGTGGCCACGTGCTTCGGCGCCTTCGGCCATATCCTCGAAGCCGATGAGCCCCGGCTGATCCAGCACATCCACCAGGCCCTGCGTCCCGGGGGGCGGTTCCTCTTCGTCACCGGCCATCCACCGTCGAAGCTGCGCCCCGGTTACTGGGTGGCCCGAGGCTTCAACGCCGCCATGCGCGTGCGCAACGCCCTGTGGAAGCCGCCCTTCGTCATGTACTACCTGACGTTCCTGGTGCCGCGCGCCCGAGCGCTGCTGGAGGCCCAGGGCTTCAGCGTCGAGGTCCGCGACGGCATCCTCCCCGAGCCCTTCACGCCCCTGGCCACCGTCATCGCGACGAAGCGCTGA
- a CDS encoding GreA/GreB family elongation factor: MSKAFTKEDSGGDEVLVPPRPKSSSGDKRYITPEGYRALQEELAATQGPDSGAEGLTPLEAGVRRQERERRARHLAATLEEVRVVEPEAAQEGRVFFGAWVELEDEDGERTRYRIVGLDEADVKSGRLSVESPLARALLGKEVGEAVLVERPRGAVEYTVVSVEYASH, encoded by the coding sequence ATGTCGAAGGCGTTCACGAAGGAGGACTCGGGCGGGGACGAGGTGCTGGTGCCGCCGCGGCCGAAGTCCTCCTCGGGCGACAAGCGCTACATCACGCCGGAGGGCTACCGTGCCCTGCAGGAGGAGTTGGCGGCCACGCAGGGGCCGGACTCCGGGGCCGAGGGGCTGACGCCGCTGGAGGCGGGGGTCCGGCGCCAGGAGCGCGAGCGCCGCGCGCGTCACCTCGCCGCCACGTTGGAGGAGGTGCGCGTGGTGGAGCCGGAGGCGGCGCAGGAGGGCCGCGTCTTCTTCGGCGCGTGGGTGGAGCTGGAGGACGAGGACGGCGAGCGGACGCGCTATCGCATCGTCGGCCTGGACGAAGCGGACGTGAAGTCGGGCCGGCTCAGCGTGGAGTCGCCGCTGGCCAGGGCGCTGCTCGGCAAGGAGGTGGGCGAGGCCGTGTTGGTGGAGCGGCCTCGCGGCGCGGTGGAGTACACCGTGGTGTCCGTGGAGTACGCGTCACATTGA
- a CDS encoding dienelactone hydrolase family protein — MAGQARLTGKQGQELAGYLSEAAPAKGAVVLVHEWWGLNEHIRGIADRLAKEGFTVFATDLYGGRTTKDAQEADKLLSQMDWGKASQALKDATDALRQWGGAGTKVAVLGFCMGGALTLLAGANDAGLDAVVPFYGIPPDSVDVTRIRAPILGHFATKDDWCTPDRVDALEAKLKKANVPAELHRYDANHAFFNDTRPEVYSPDNAQRAWTRTVDFLRAKLG; from the coding sequence ATGGCAGGGCAGGCAAGGCTGACCGGCAAGCAGGGCCAGGAACTGGCGGGCTATCTGAGTGAAGCCGCTCCAGCGAAGGGCGCGGTGGTCCTCGTCCACGAGTGGTGGGGCCTCAACGAGCACATCCGAGGCATCGCCGACCGGCTCGCGAAGGAGGGCTTCACCGTCTTCGCCACCGACTTGTACGGCGGCCGCACGACGAAGGACGCGCAGGAGGCCGACAAGCTCCTGTCCCAGATGGACTGGGGCAAGGCCAGCCAGGCCCTGAAGGACGCCACGGACGCGCTGCGCCAGTGGGGAGGCGCCGGCACCAAGGTCGCCGTGCTGGGCTTCTGCATGGGCGGCGCGCTGACGCTGCTGGCGGGAGCGAACGACGCGGGGCTCGACGCCGTGGTGCCGTTCTACGGGATTCCGCCGGACAGCGTGGACGTCACCCGCATCCGCGCGCCCATCCTCGGGCACTTCGCGACGAAGGATGACTGGTGCACACCGGACCGGGTGGACGCGCTGGAGGCGAAGCTGAAGAAGGCGAACGTGCCGGCGGAGCTCCACCGCTACGACGCGAACCACGCCTTCTTCAACGACACCCGACCGGAGGTCTACTCGCCGGACAACGCACAGCGGGCGTGGACCCGGACGGTGGACTTCCTCCGCGCGAAGCTCGGCTGA